Proteins co-encoded in one Haloarcula sp. DT43 genomic window:
- a CDS encoding aminopeptidase produces MDDRIREHARILVDWSARIEAGDDVVVAVEDGAHDLAVAVAEQLGERGANLLSTYQSDELTRAYLSAHDGDFEANPEYELALYERADSVLFLKGSRNTAETAGVDSDRRQAYSTARQAIREARLDTDWVSTQHPTRAMAQQAGMAYADYADFVYDATLRDWEALAEEQARLKEILDDGEQVRIVADGTDLTLFIDGRIAVNSAASVAYDSHNLPSGEVFTAPYDTAGVVTFDVPMTIQGRRVRNVEMTFKDGVVVDWSAEQGEAVIDDIIQTDGGSRQLGELGIGMNRGVDRITDNILFDEKMGGTVHLALGRAYDACLPDGESGNDSAVHEDLITTMGEGSRLEVDGEVVQRDGLFRWEDGFEG; encoded by the coding sequence ATGGACGACCGGATACGCGAACACGCCCGGATTCTCGTCGACTGGAGCGCCCGCATCGAGGCGGGCGACGACGTGGTCGTGGCCGTCGAGGACGGTGCTCACGACCTCGCCGTCGCCGTGGCCGAACAGCTCGGCGAGCGCGGCGCGAACCTCCTGTCGACGTACCAGTCGGACGAGCTCACGCGGGCCTATCTGTCGGCCCACGACGGCGATTTCGAGGCAAACCCCGAGTACGAGCTGGCGCTGTACGAGCGGGCCGACAGCGTGCTGTTCCTGAAGGGGTCGCGAAACACCGCCGAGACGGCCGGCGTGGACAGCGACCGTCGGCAGGCGTACTCGACGGCACGGCAGGCGATTCGGGAGGCCCGCCTGGACACCGACTGGGTGTCGACCCAGCACCCGACGCGGGCGATGGCCCAGCAGGCCGGCATGGCCTACGCCGACTACGCCGACTTCGTCTACGACGCGACGCTGCGGGACTGGGAGGCGCTGGCGGAGGAACAGGCCCGGCTGAAGGAGATTCTCGACGACGGCGAGCAGGTCCGCATCGTCGCCGATGGCACGGACCTGACGCTGTTCATCGACGGCCGCATCGCCGTCAACTCCGCCGCCAGCGTGGCCTACGACTCGCACAACCTCCCATCCGGCGAGGTGTTCACCGCGCCCTACGACACCGCCGGCGTCGTCACCTTCGACGTGCCGATGACCATCCAGGGCCGCCGGGTGAGAAACGTCGAGATGACGTTCAAGGACGGCGTCGTCGTCGACTGGTCGGCCGAGCAGGGCGAGGCGGTCATCGACGATATTATCCAGACGGACGGCGGCTCCCGCCAACTGGGCGAACTCGGCATCGGGATGAACCGCGGCGTCGACCGAATCACCGACAACATCCTCTTCGACGAGAAGATGGGCGGGACCGTCCACCTCGCGCTCGGGCGCGCGTACGACGCCTGCCTGCCCGACGGCGAGTCCGGCAACGACAGCGCCGTCCACGAGGACCTCATCACGACGATGGGCGAGGGGTCGCGCCTCGAAGTCGACGGCGAGGTCGTCCAGCGAGACGGGCTGTTCCGGTGGGAAGACGGGTTCGAGGGGTAA
- the gnd gene encoding phosphogluconate dehydrogenase (NAD(+)-dependent, decarboxylating) — protein sequence MELGVIGLGRMGRIVVDRVLEAGHEVVVFDIDEESVADAADAGARPASSIADLADRLGSEKRIWLMVPAGDPVDAALDELAPSLDSDDVVADGGNSYFEDSVRRAESTDAAYLDCGTSGGPAGAELGFSLMVGGPQWAYDELVPVFDAVATGPDGHDRMGPAGSGHYVKMVHNGVEYALMQTYGEGFELLANGRYDLDLESVANTWNNGAVIRSWLLELCEEAFREEGNDLGTVADRVEGGSTGTWTVQEALEQEVPVPLIYQALAERFGSRADDGRFSRRLANRLRYGFGRHDVPRRE from the coding sequence ATGGAACTTGGCGTCATCGGACTCGGACGCATGGGCCGCATCGTCGTCGACCGCGTACTCGAAGCCGGCCACGAGGTCGTCGTCTTCGACATCGACGAGGAGAGCGTCGCCGACGCGGCCGACGCCGGGGCTCGACCGGCGTCGTCAATCGCGGACCTCGCCGACCGGCTCGGCTCGGAGAAACGCATCTGGCTGATGGTCCCGGCGGGCGACCCGGTCGACGCCGCGCTGGACGAACTGGCCCCGTCGCTCGATTCCGACGACGTGGTCGCCGACGGCGGCAACTCCTACTTCGAGGACTCGGTGCGCCGCGCCGAGTCGACCGACGCGGCCTACCTCGACTGTGGCACCTCCGGCGGCCCCGCGGGCGCGGAACTGGGCTTCTCGCTGATGGTCGGCGGCCCGCAGTGGGCCTACGACGAACTGGTCCCCGTCTTCGACGCCGTCGCCACCGGGCCCGACGGCCACGACCGGATGGGACCGGCCGGCTCGGGCCACTACGTCAAGATGGTCCACAACGGCGTCGAGTACGCGCTCATGCAGACCTACGGCGAGGGCTTCGAGCTACTGGCGAACGGCCGGTACGACCTCGACCTCGAATCGGTCGCCAACACGTGGAACAACGGCGCGGTCATCCGCTCGTGGCTGCTCGAACTCTGCGAGGAGGCGTTCCGCGAGGAGGGCAACGACCTCGGGACCGTCGCCGACCGCGTCGAGGGCGGGTCGACCGGCACCTGGACCGTCCAGGAGGCGCTCGAACAGGAGGTTCCGGTGCCGCTCATCTACCAGGCACTGGCCGAGCGGTTCGGCTCCCGGGCCGACGACGGCCGCTTCTCACGCCGCCTCGCCAACCGACTCCGGTACGGCTTCGGCCGTCACGACGTACCGCGCCGCGAGTAG
- a CDS encoding 2Fe-2S iron-sulfur cluster-binding protein, giving the protein MVELVGLAAGATLTLLVVALHYAKGTGWEAPEDISQEVLEQRAATVPETDFPEPYNRSIGGGGAAAIPAGEAEGELGEGEAAEEEDEGFDPDDIADDEVEYYEIEFAKEGETIEVANNETILDAGEEEGWDLPYACREGQCISCAGHIEDGPAEDYIRHSNNDSLMDDDMEEGYCLTCVAYPTSEFTIETGESP; this is encoded by the coding sequence ATGGTAGAACTCGTTGGACTTGCCGCCGGGGCCACGCTCACCCTGCTCGTGGTCGCGCTCCACTACGCCAAAGGGACCGGGTGGGAGGCACCGGAAGACATCTCCCAGGAGGTCCTCGAGCAGCGGGCCGCGACAGTCCCCGAGACGGACTTCCCGGAACCGTACAACCGCTCTATCGGTGGTGGCGGGGCCGCAGCGATTCCGGCCGGCGAGGCCGAAGGCGAACTCGGCGAGGGCGAAGCGGCCGAGGAAGAGGACGAGGGCTTCGACCCCGACGACATCGCCGACGACGAGGTCGAGTACTACGAAATCGAATTCGCCAAGGAGGGCGAGACAATCGAGGTCGCCAACAACGAGACGATTCTCGACGCCGGCGAAGAGGAGGGCTGGGACCTCCCCTACGCCTGCCGCGAGGGCCAGTGTATCTCCTGTGCCGGTCACATCGAGGACGGCCCGGCCGAGGACTACATCCGCCACAGCAACAACGACTCGCTGATGGACGACGACATGGAAGAGGGGTACTGCCTGACCTGCGTCGCCTATCCCACCAGCGAGTTCACTATCGAGACCGGCGAATCTCCCTGA
- a CDS encoding SDR family oxidoreductase: MSLLDGKTAVITGGSSGIGRGIARGFADHGAAAVVVADVREDPKEDGRPTHELLEDETDAESVFVECDVTNRADLTEAVDAAEAAGGLDVMVNNAGIWRAEDFFDVTEADYQRTMNVNLKGAYFGSQVAAERMVDHGTGGAIINVSSIAGLFGNGDWPTYSASKGGLTTLTYSLAHKLGEHDVRVNAVHPGGIETMIGGEPSDPEAAAEQAEQFTQLVPLGRYGQPEDIAGAATFLASDLAGYVTGESLVVDGGWTSWR, encoded by the coding sequence ATGTCACTTCTCGACGGCAAGACGGCCGTCATAACGGGCGGCAGTTCGGGAATCGGTCGCGGAATCGCTCGCGGGTTCGCAGACCACGGCGCGGCGGCGGTCGTCGTCGCCGATGTACGCGAGGACCCCAAAGAGGATGGGCGGCCGACGCATGAACTGCTCGAAGACGAGACGGACGCCGAGTCCGTGTTCGTGGAGTGTGACGTCACGAACAGAGCGGACCTGACCGAGGCGGTTGATGCCGCCGAAGCCGCCGGCGGTCTCGACGTCATGGTCAACAACGCGGGCATCTGGCGCGCCGAGGACTTCTTCGACGTGACCGAGGCGGACTACCAGCGGACGATGAACGTCAACCTCAAGGGCGCGTACTTCGGCTCGCAGGTCGCCGCGGAGCGGATGGTCGACCACGGAACCGGCGGGGCTATCATCAATGTCTCCAGCATCGCCGGGCTCTTCGGCAACGGGGACTGGCCGACCTACTCCGCGTCGAAGGGCGGACTGACGACGCTGACCTACTCGCTCGCGCACAAGCTCGGCGAGCACGACGTCCGGGTGAACGCGGTTCATCCCGGCGGAATCGAGACGATGATAGGCGGCGAGCCGAGCGACCCGGAGGCCGCGGCCGAGCAGGCCGAGCAGTTCACGCAGCTGGTGCCGCTGGGCCGCTACGGCCAGCCCGAGGACATCGCCGGGGCGGCGACGTTCCTCGCGAGCGACCTGGCGGGGTACGTGACCGGCGAATCGCTCGTCGTCGACGGCGGCTGGACAAGCTGGCGGTGA
- a CDS encoding zinc-dependent alcohol dehydrogenase family protein, with product MRAAVFTGHGEPLAVREVDEPEPDATGVVVETEACGVCRSDWHAWQGDPLWESRGFSEGHVFGHEPAGVVVDVGDEVETVREGDRVAVPFNLADGTCPSCRRDLSNLCDERIPLGLAPEAPGAFAERFHVPWADFNAVHLPEGISPVEMAGLGCRFMTSFHGLVDRADVSGGDWVAVHGCGGVGLSTVHIADALGANVVAVDLFDEKLGLAADLGAVETVNAERVDDVPEAVTAVTDGGAHVSVDALGIAETCRNSVRCLRKRGQHLQIGLTSSAEGGEVSLPTDLMVAKELQFAGTVGMPRPHYDDIFRMIDRGKLDPTAIVSETVPLDRTPELLDAMTEFETTGIPVIDEF from the coding sequence ATGCGCGCAGCTGTGTTCACCGGACACGGAGAGCCGCTGGCGGTCAGGGAGGTCGACGAACCGGAGCCCGACGCCACGGGCGTCGTGGTCGAGACCGAGGCCTGTGGAGTCTGCCGGAGCGACTGGCACGCCTGGCAGGGCGACCCGCTCTGGGAGTCTCGGGGGTTCTCGGAGGGGCACGTGTTCGGCCACGAGCCCGCGGGCGTCGTGGTCGACGTCGGCGACGAGGTCGAGACGGTCCGCGAGGGCGACCGCGTGGCGGTCCCGTTCAACCTCGCCGACGGCACCTGCCCGTCCTGCCGCCGGGACCTGTCGAACCTCTGTGACGAGCGGATTCCGCTGGGACTCGCTCCCGAGGCACCCGGCGCGTTCGCCGAGCGGTTCCACGTCCCGTGGGCCGACTTCAACGCCGTCCACCTCCCGGAGGGCATCTCGCCGGTCGAGATGGCGGGGCTGGGCTGTCGGTTCATGACCTCCTTCCACGGCCTGGTCGACAGAGCCGACGTGAGCGGCGGAGACTGGGTGGCCGTCCACGGCTGCGGCGGCGTCGGCCTGTCCACCGTCCACATCGCCGACGCGCTGGGCGCGAACGTCGTCGCCGTCGACCTGTTCGACGAGAAACTGGGGCTCGCGGCCGACCTCGGGGCCGTCGAGACGGTCAACGCCGAGCGGGTCGACGACGTGCCCGAGGCGGTGACGGCCGTCACCGACGGGGGTGCCCACGTGTCCGTCGACGCGCTCGGTATCGCCGAAACCTGCCGGAACTCCGTCCGCTGTCTCCGAAAGCGCGGGCAGCACCTTCAGATTGGGCTGACGTCGAGCGCGGAGGGCGGCGAGGTGTCGCTCCCGACCGACCTGATGGTCGCGAAGGAGCTCCAGTTCGCCGGGACGGTCGGGATGCCCCGGCCCCACTACGACGACATCTTCCGGATGATCGACCGCGGGAAGCTCGACCCGACGGCCATCGTCTCCGAGACGGTGCCGCTCGACCGGACGCCGGAGTTGCTCGACGCCATGACCGAGTTCGAGACGACGGGTATCCCGGTCATCGACGAGTTCTGA
- a CDS encoding NAD(P)H-binding protein translates to MRVLVVGATGFIGQRLVRALNDAGHEVVAFSRSASEESFPEGVEPFEGDLGEPDSLDDLCDGVDVAYYLIHSLTSENFAELDREYARRFSDIASAAGVDRVVYLSGISGDEANLSPHLASRREVESVLAEGTFDLTVLRAAVIIGPESASFRIVDDLTDRLPLMLVPKWVRTPCQPIGVDDAIAYLVALLDVEETRGETYDIGGPSVWSYESLLRLTAAEKGKRVCIVPVPVMTPGLSSHWLRLTTDVQYAIARPLAESMRNPVTVDPRLDLQNVVPIDQTPIEDAVRTALTAA, encoded by the coding sequence ATGCGAGTGCTCGTCGTGGGTGCGACCGGATTCATCGGACAGCGTCTCGTCCGCGCCCTGAACGACGCGGGCCACGAGGTGGTGGCGTTCTCCCGGAGCGCGAGCGAGGAGTCCTTCCCGGAGGGGGTCGAGCCGTTCGAGGGCGACCTCGGCGAGCCCGACTCCCTCGACGATCTCTGTGACGGCGTCGACGTGGCGTACTACCTCATCCATTCGCTCACCTCCGAGAACTTCGCCGAACTGGACCGCGAGTACGCCCGGCGCTTCAGCGACATCGCGTCTGCGGCCGGCGTCGACCGGGTGGTGTACCTCAGCGGCATCAGCGGCGACGAGGCGAACCTCTCGCCGCACCTGGCGTCGCGGCGCGAAGTCGAGTCCGTGCTGGCCGAGGGCACGTTCGACCTGACGGTGCTCCGGGCGGCGGTCATCATCGGCCCGGAGAGCGCGAGCTTCCGCATCGTCGACGACCTGACCGACCGCCTGCCGCTGATGCTCGTTCCGAAGTGGGTCCGGACGCCCTGCCAGCCCATCGGCGTCGACGACGCCATCGCGTATCTCGTGGCGCTGCTGGACGTCGAGGAGACCCGCGGCGAGACCTACGACATCGGCGGGCCGTCGGTGTGGTCCTACGAGTCGCTGCTGCGACTCACCGCCGCGGAGAAGGGCAAACGGGTGTGTATCGTCCCGGTTCCCGTGATGACGCCCGGCCTCTCTTCGCACTGGCTCCGCCTGACGACCGACGTGCAGTACGCCATCGCCCGGCCGCTGGCCGAGAGCATGCGGAACCCGGTCACGGTCGACCCCCGACTGGACCTCCAGAACGTCGTCCCAATCGACCAGACGCCCATCGAGGACGCCGTTCGGACGGCGCTCACTGCGGCGTGA
- a CDS encoding NAD-dependent epimerase/dehydratase family protein: protein MSESVAVTGGNGRLGQHVLEHLSSEGDRTVNLSRGEREEGHSDAYVETDLLATGDVYGALAKSDADAVVHLGTVPTPDHAPGHRTYESNVMTTYHVLEAAGELGIDTVALASSFSAIGGGFEPAPITVDYLPVDEAHRLTPSNPYAMGKQALEVAADGFARRGEAAPDTITSLRFPWVVDDDLARETFVEADRTLAGSRASETFHTQRNTLYAYVHASDAVRLVEAAVSASHDGHERVWVSAPDTSAETPSAELAAELYPDAEYRGPAADDGNPYAALVDTTKAERLFDWEPTWSWRELV, encoded by the coding sequence ATGTCAGAATCGGTCGCCGTCACCGGCGGCAACGGCCGCCTCGGCCAGCACGTCCTCGAACACCTGTCCTCGGAGGGGGACCGAACGGTCAACCTCTCGCGGGGCGAGCGCGAGGAGGGGCACTCGGACGCGTACGTCGAGACGGACCTGCTCGCGACGGGTGACGTGTACGGCGCGCTCGCAAAGAGCGACGCCGACGCCGTCGTCCACCTCGGGACGGTGCCCACGCCCGACCACGCGCCGGGGCACCGGACCTACGAGAGCAACGTCATGACGACGTATCACGTGCTGGAGGCGGCCGGCGAACTCGGTATCGACACGGTCGCGCTGGCGTCGAGTTTCAGCGCCATCGGCGGTGGGTTCGAGCCGGCCCCCATCACCGTCGATTACCTCCCGGTCGACGAGGCCCACCGTCTCACCCCGTCGAACCCGTACGCGATGGGCAAGCAGGCGCTCGAGGTCGCCGCTGACGGCTTCGCGCGCCGGGGCGAGGCCGCCCCGGACACTATCACGTCGCTGCGGTTCCCCTGGGTCGTCGACGACGACCTGGCCCGCGAGACGTTCGTCGAGGCCGACCGGACGCTCGCGGGGTCGCGGGCGTCCGAGACCTTCCACACCCAGCGGAACACGCTGTATGCCTACGTCCACGCCAGCGACGCCGTCAGGCTCGTCGAAGCCGCCGTTTCGGCGTCGCACGACGGCCACGAGCGGGTCTGGGTCTCGGCCCCGGACACGAGCGCCGAGACGCCGAGCGCCGAGCTCGCGGCGGAGCTGTACCCCGACGCGGAGTATCGGGGACCGGCGGCCGACGACGGGAACCCCTACGCTGCACTGGTGGACACGACGAAGGCCGAGCGGCTGTTCGACTGGGAGCCGACCTGGAGCTGGCGAGAACTGGTGTGA
- a CDS encoding M28 family peptidase produces MDDIDWIGETFTSTVGWDHLEALVDIGNRMAGSDGERAAAEATRDALAAYASDARLSEFAIQGWERGDSAVRADGSPVAAQAHECIALPRSPAGEATGELVDVGHGLPEEFADADCEGRVVMVRSDVPDWYDRYIHRREKYYHAVEAGAVAFLYRNHVEGVLPPTGSVGTAAAPIGEIPALGVASETGARLARRHAGDAVTVSVDCGTPEATSQNVHAELGPDTDERLLVTSHVDAHDIAEGAMDNGAGTAIVVELARALSGREHELDTRVEFVAFGAEEVGLVGSNRLAGQVAPDDVTAVLNLDGVVQGRTLKCFTHGFDALAAAAEDVADRFDHPISLTPEQGPHSDHWPFVRRGVPGYHVTSETGGEGRGWGHTHADTLDKLEPRTFREQAVLLTELAVTLADGSVRADRKDPGEIADALEAQGLAAGMRITGDWPFDD; encoded by the coding sequence ATGGACGACATTGACTGGATCGGCGAGACCTTCACCAGCACGGTCGGGTGGGACCACCTGGAGGCGCTGGTCGATATCGGGAACCGGATGGCCGGCAGCGACGGCGAACGGGCGGCCGCCGAGGCGACCCGGGACGCGCTGGCCGCGTACGCCAGCGACGCTCGGCTCTCCGAGTTCGCGATTCAGGGGTGGGAGCGGGGCGACAGCGCCGTCCGCGCCGACGGGTCGCCGGTCGCGGCGCAGGCTCACGAGTGCATCGCCCTGCCCCGGTCGCCGGCCGGCGAGGCGACCGGCGAACTGGTCGACGTCGGCCACGGACTGCCAGAGGAGTTCGCTGACGCCGACTGCGAGGGGCGGGTCGTGATGGTCCGCTCGGACGTGCCCGACTGGTACGACCGGTACATCCACCGGCGGGAGAAGTACTACCACGCTGTCGAGGCCGGCGCGGTCGCGTTCCTCTACCGCAACCACGTGGAGGGCGTCCTGCCGCCGACCGGGAGCGTCGGAACGGCGGCGGCCCCCATCGGCGAGATTCCGGCGCTCGGCGTCGCCAGCGAGACGGGCGCGCGGCTGGCCCGTCGCCACGCCGGCGACGCGGTCACCGTCAGCGTCGACTGCGGGACGCCCGAGGCGACCAGTCAGAACGTCCACGCCGAACTCGGGCCGGACACCGACGAGCGACTGCTGGTGACCAGCCACGTCGACGCTCACGACATCGCGGAGGGGGCGATGGACAACGGGGCCGGGACGGCGATAGTCGTCGAACTCGCCCGGGCGCTGTCCGGCCGCGAGCACGAACTCGACACCCGCGTGGAGTTCGTCGCCTTCGGCGCGGAGGAGGTCGGGCTGGTCGGTTCGAACCGGCTGGCCGGTCAGGTAGCACCCGACGACGTGACGGCCGTGCTCAATCTGGACGGCGTCGTCCAGGGCCGGACGCTGAAGTGTTTCACCCACGGGTTCGACGCGCTCGCGGCCGCCGCCGAGGACGTGGCCGACCGCTTCGACCACCCCATCTCGCTCACCCCCGAGCAGGGCCCCCACAGCGACCACTGGCCGTTCGTGCGCCGCGGCGTCCCCGGCTATCACGTGACCAGCGAAACCGGCGGCGAGGGCCGCGGCTGGGGCCACACCCACGCCGACACGCTGGACAAACTGGAACCCCGGACGTTCCGCGAGCAGGCCGTCCTGCTGACCGAACTCGCCGTGACGCTCGCCGATGGCTCGGTACGCGCCGACCGCAAGGATCCCGGGGAGATAGCCGACGCCCTCGAAGCCCAGGGCCTCGCCGCGGGGATGCGGATTACGGGCGACTGGCCCTTCGACGACTGA
- a CDS encoding 6-pyruvoyl trahydropterin synthase family protein, translating into MSQRLSKADDALADAGERELVVGGDRPLRISAGHRLLHHDGKCSRPHGHNYEVTVRVTGDLTDEGWVVDKGEITDVVEEWDHRFLLEAGDPLVDTFDASGDGDAVVVLDHPPTAEVMAAILEQRLADRLPGTVSDVAVSVRETSELCVR; encoded by the coding sequence ATGTCTCAGCGACTATCGAAGGCCGACGACGCGCTCGCCGACGCGGGCGAACGCGAACTCGTCGTCGGCGGCGACCGGCCGCTCCGTATCTCTGCGGGCCACCGACTGCTCCACCACGACGGCAAGTGCTCGCGCCCGCACGGACACAACTACGAGGTCACCGTCCGCGTCACCGGCGACCTCACCGACGAGGGGTGGGTCGTCGACAAGGGCGAAATCACCGACGTGGTCGAGGAGTGGGACCACCGCTTCCTGCTCGAAGCCGGCGACCCGCTGGTCGATACCTTCGACGCCAGCGGCGACGGCGACGCCGTGGTCGTCCTCGACCACCCGCCGACGGCCGAGGTCATGGCCGCGATACTGGAACAGCGCCTCGCCGACCGGCTCCCGGGGACGGTGTCGGACGTCGCCGTCTCCGTCCGGGAGACGAGCGAACTCTGTGTCCGCTGA
- a CDS encoding 7-carboxy-7-deazaguanine synthase QueE: MPVANDAPGVDIQRTDDEAGTGDLPINELFQSLQGEGRLAGVPSVFVRTSGCNLRCWFCDSYHTSWEPTHDWFGVDDVLAAIEEYDAAHVVLTGGEPLVHDASADLLERLADRGYHTTVETNGTVVPDAPVDLASVSPKLASSTPTAERDPAGDGEWADRHEDRRLDIGALAELVETYETQLKFVVTGREDMAEIERLLDRLRDAASARVRDDDVLLMPEGRTRAELNETRGTVADLALEYGYRYTPRLHVDLWNDAPGT, from the coding sequence ATGCCGGTCGCAAACGACGCGCCCGGGGTCGACATCCAGCGGACCGACGACGAGGCCGGGACGGGCGACCTCCCTATCAACGAACTGTTCCAGTCGCTCCAGGGCGAGGGCCGCCTGGCCGGCGTCCCGAGCGTGTTCGTCCGGACCAGCGGCTGTAATCTGCGGTGTTGGTTCTGTGACTCCTATCACACCTCCTGGGAGCCGACTCACGACTGGTTCGGCGTCGACGACGTGCTGGCCGCCATCGAGGAGTACGACGCGGCCCACGTCGTGCTCACCGGTGGCGAGCCGCTCGTGCACGACGCGAGCGCGGACCTGCTGGAGCGACTGGCCGACCGGGGCTACCACACGACGGTCGAGACGAACGGAACCGTCGTCCCCGACGCGCCCGTCGACCTCGCGAGCGTCAGCCCGAAACTGGCCTCCAGCACGCCGACGGCCGAGCGCGACCCCGCCGGCGACGGCGAGTGGGCCGACCGCCACGAGGACCGCCGACTCGACATCGGGGCGCTCGCCGAACTCGTCGAGACCTACGAGACGCAACTGAAGTTCGTCGTCACCGGCCGCGAGGACATGGCCGAAATCGAGCGGCTCCTCGACCGGCTCCGCGACGCCGCGTCCGCACGCGTGCGTGACGACGACGTGTTACTGATGCCGGAGGGCCGGACGCGAGCGGAACTGAACGAGACGCGCGGGACGGTCGCGGACCTCGCGCTGGAGTACGGCTACCGGTACACGCCGCGGCTCCACGTCGACCTCTGGAACGACGCACCGGGAACGTAA
- the queC gene encoding 7-cyano-7-deazaguanine synthase QueC, giving the protein MTDDTRAVVLASGGMDSATAAYEAQTRGYDDLYLLHTSYGQNTEDREYECASALADHVDAADFLHVETGHLTQIGDSSLTDDAMDVADADTDSDEIPTSYVPFRNANLLSMAVSYAEANDCGAVFIGAHSEDFSGYPDCRPAFFDAFQGVIDAGTKPETDIDLVAPFVEWSKTDIAERGVELGVPYGDTWSCYRDDEPACGTCDACTFRLGAFQRIGERDPIEYAERPTYAE; this is encoded by the coding sequence ATGACCGACGACACCCGCGCTGTCGTGCTCGCCTCCGGCGGCATGGACAGCGCCACGGCGGCCTACGAGGCACAGACCCGCGGGTACGACGATCTGTACCTGCTGCACACCAGCTACGGCCAGAACACCGAGGACCGGGAGTACGAGTGCGCCAGTGCGCTGGCAGACCACGTCGATGCGGCGGACTTCCTCCACGTCGAGACCGGCCACCTCACCCAGATAGGCGACTCCTCGCTGACCGACGACGCGATGGACGTGGCGGACGCCGACACCGACAGCGACGAGATTCCGACCTCGTACGTCCCCTTCCGGAACGCGAACCTGCTGTCGATGGCGGTCTCCTACGCCGAGGCCAACGACTGCGGGGCCGTCTTCATCGGCGCACACAGCGAGGACTTCTCGGGATATCCGGACTGCCGGCCCGCCTTCTTCGACGCCTTCCAGGGCGTCATCGACGCCGGCACGAAGCCCGAGACGGACATCGACCTCGTCGCGCCGTTCGTCGAGTGGTCGAAGACCGACATCGCCGAGCGCGGCGTCGAACTCGGCGTGCCCTACGGGGACACCTGGAGTTGTTACCGGGACGACGAGCCGGCCTGTGGGACCTGCGACGCCTGCACGTTCCGGCTGGGGGCGTTCCAGCGCATCGGCGAGCGGGACCCAATCGAGTACGCGGAGCGGCCCACGTACGCCGAGTAG
- a CDS encoding methylglyoxal synthase yields the protein MTRVALIAHDDEKPEMIDLAQSYEDTLSAFDLVGTGTTSKRIMAETDLTVERKESGPMGGDTQIGAEVAEGRMDGIVFLRDPLTAQPHEPDISALLRICDVHDVPLATTRTSAEYVLEGLARDEVDD from the coding sequence ATGACCCGCGTCGCGCTCATCGCGCACGACGACGAGAAACCCGAGATGATAGACCTGGCACAGAGCTACGAGGACACGCTGTCGGCGTTCGACCTCGTCGGCACCGGCACGACGAGCAAGCGAATCATGGCCGAGACCGACCTCACGGTCGAGCGCAAGGAGAGCGGGCCGATGGGCGGCGACACGCAAATCGGTGCGGAGGTCGCCGAGGGTCGGATGGACGGCATCGTCTTCCTCCGGGACCCGCTGACGGCACAGCCCCACGAGCCGGACATCTCCGCGCTCCTGCGCATCTGTGACGTCCACGACGTGCCCCTGGCGACGACCCGGACCTCGGCGGAGTACGTCCTCGAAGGGCTGGCCCGGGACGAAGTAGACGACTAA
- a CDS encoding HalOD1 output domain-containing protein: MSSNDGTVYLLRNRTAERSDGWVSPEPAGDVIADAVVGATDLDAADIDAIETYVDGESLRAVVTEGTTESLTFAVEGHDVTITADGDVAVDG; encoded by the coding sequence ATGAGCTCGAACGACGGGACCGTGTATCTGCTGCGGAACCGGACCGCGGAGCGGTCCGACGGCTGGGTCAGCCCCGAACCCGCCGGCGACGTCATCGCCGATGCGGTCGTCGGCGCGACGGACCTGGATGCGGCCGACATCGACGCCATAGAGACCTACGTCGACGGCGAATCGCTCCGCGCGGTCGTCACCGAGGGGACGACAGAATCGCTGACGTTCGCCGTCGAAGGCCACGACGTGACGATTACCGCCGACGGGGACGTCGCAGTCGACGGCTGA